TCAAACTTGGCTGAGGCAGCAATTTTGGCAAAACAAGAGATACAGACCCTGAATAAAAATACTAACTCAGCGTTTGACTTGACAGAAGAAAATTCTGATAACTTTACTTCAGCCGCCCCTGTTCCTCCTAGGTCCTTCAGCAGGAAGACAAAATCATCTTCAGGTTCAGGGGGTTCAGCTGTAAGAGTcaatagaatatttaaaagtaaaaatagaaACCTTCCTGAAGAAGAAATCAAGCGGGAAGATTCACCAGTTAAGGAAGAGACACCACCCCCACCATTACAGAACGAAGTTATAGCagaaattgaaaacaaagttATAGCAGAAATTGAAAACATTCAGCAAAATCCTGCTGAGAATTCATTtggttttgatgatggtgaagAGTCTGAAATGCCTGATATTGTAGGCCAACAAGCTGAAAGTATGGAAACCTCACAGGAACCTATCCCAATACAGAGTTCTCAGGAGTCTCAAGAAACTTGTGACAGTCCAATGGAAGATCTGAGTAGTTCACAAGATATCATGTCCAGTAGTCAGGGATCTTTAGATAGTTCACAAGACTCAGCTAAATCCAAGGAACCAGTCAAGGTGAAGAAAATATTCCGATCCAAGAATGCAAGAGTGGCAGAACTTCAGAAAAAGCCAACACTTCAAAAGGTAATACTGACAAGATTTTAATCactgtaaatgtataaataaatataacaaatattggtCTCTAAAGCAAGGTATATAGGGATAGGGAAATTTAAAACCAATTTTGTTAGATGACAAAATActattcataaatatattacaatgtttCGTTGCATCAACCTTTGATGATCTTTTATATTACTGTTCATAATTCTATCTAAAAGTTACAATAAGATGGCATTTTAAATGTTCTAGTCAGTAGTGTTGAGgcataaaatgaaatacatacaTGAAATTTTACTCTTCCATCAGTCCATGTTGAATACTGTCTATAGCATGAGATCTTTCTCTATATTTCAGTCCTATAGAAGCCTGTGTataacatgatattttattgtatatttcagTCTCCATCAAAGGCTGTGTATAATGTGAGGTCCACATGGCAGGCAGACATAGATGAAGAGGAGCGggtaacaacacaaaaaaatgtgcatATTGCTTTGCTTGGCTTTTTAGTGTTATCAGTGGTGTTcagaatagaaaaaataaaatattatggaAATTATAAGGGGGCGAGGGGagataaatttgatttttttttatcatgttgtttACTTAAACAAATGGTTATCCTCACAACCACATCTTGTTCAGTGCAtgaaattacatgtacataagtTAAATGAAATTTGTCTTTCTGAAAAAGGTTATTCTGGACACCattgtataattgttttaatacaaacatataatgaaaaatagttttataacaTAGATTTAactaaagattatttttttttaaggtgatcaatataagaaaaaagtgatttattgtattttgaaatacatgtattttaatagCAAGGGCTTTTCTTAAGATTTGATACTTACCCTTTTTCCATCAAGATTTACTTGATTTTCTTCCCCTTAACtcaatattttagttaaaatgaaGTATGTAAACACCAAATTACATAGTATATATGTAGTTTTAGAAGATCATAGTTTGAACTTGATTGCTTCTAGATTTACTTTTTATGAACCAACAAATAAGAGTTTTTTGTAAAGCTGCatgatttaaatgtttatatcatgcATGGAtgtaatttattacaatttaaatatcttcttttatttgttttaatatgtattttcatttaGAAAAAGCATTAAGAAAATTTAATGTTGTGGCCTTATTTCTCTGCTAACACAAGAACATTAATTTTTGCATCAGctttgattctttatttcttgaAATTAGTAGACATTTGTGATTGCCTTGCTCTCTGAGATTAGTATTAAGCTGCATTGTTTGAACTTTTTCTGTGCATTTTAGACttacatttttatacgaccgcaaattttgaaaaaaatttcgtcgtatattgctatcacgttggcgtcgtcgtctgcttcgtcgtcgtcgtcgtccgaatacttttagttttcgcactctaactttagtaaaagtgaatagaaatctatgaaattttaacacaaggtttatgaccataaaaggaaggttggtattgattttgggagttttggtcccaacattttaggaattgggggccaaaaagggcccaaataagcattttcttggttttcgcactataactttagtttaagtaaatagaaatcaatgaaatttaaacataatgtttatgaccacaaaaggaagattggtattgattttgggagttttggtcccaacattttaggaattaggggccaaaaagggcccaaataagcattttcttggttttcgcactataactttagtttaagtaaatagaaatcaatgaaatttaaacataatgtttatgaccacaaaaggaagattggtattgattttgggagtttaggtcccaacagtttaggaattaggggccaaaaagggacccaaataagcatttttcttggtttttcgcaccataatgttagtataagtaaatagaaatctatgaaatttaaacacaaggtttatgaccacaaaaggaagattggtattgattttgggagtttaggtcccaacagtttaggaattaggggccaaaaagggacccaaataagcatttttcttggtttttcgcaccataatgttagtataagtaagtagaaatctatgaaatttaaacacaaggttaaagaccataaaaggaaggttggtattgattttgggagttttggtcccaacagtttaggaaaaaagggcccaaagggtccaaaataaaactttgtatgatttcatcaaaattgaataattggggttctttgatatgccgaatctaaatgtgtatgtagattcttaacttttggtcatgttttcaaattggtctacattaaggtccaaagggtccaaaattaaacttagtttgattttgacaaaaaatgaatcggttgggttctttgatatgttgaatctaaaaatgtacttagattcttgattattggctcagttttcaagttggtccaaatctgggtccaaaattaaacttttttgatttcatcaaaaattgaataaatggggttctttgatatgccaaatctaactgtgtatgtagattcttcatttttgggcccgttttcaaattggcctacattaaggtccaaagggttcaaaattaaactaagtttgattttaacaaaaattaaattcttgggcctctttgatatgctgaatctaaacatgtacttagatttttgattatgggcccagttttcaagttggtccaaatcaggatctaaaattattatattaagtattgtgcaatggcaagaaatatctaatttcacaatattgtgaaatagcaattttttttttaattagagttatctttctttgtccaaaatagtaagcaagaaatatcttattgcaagatttttttttaattggagttatctttctttgtccagaatcaacttaaatctttgttatatacaatatacaatgtatattcactttttactaccaactgataaatttaaataatctttaccattcagtgataacaagcagtttttttacatcttaatattttatgatgtatttaaatgagtagttattgttgcaaactccattagaatattttaattgagattagttttggaataagggaaagggggatgtgattaaaaaatagggttcaatttttctcatttgaaatttcataaataaatagaaaatttcttcaaacatttttttgagaggattaatattgaacagcatagtgaattgctctaagagaaaacaaaaattttaagttcattagaacacattcattctgtgtcagaaacctatgttgtgtccatacttgccccaaccgttcagggttcaacttctgcggtcgtataaagctacgccctgcgaagcatctggttacaagttatattatatatgtaacatttatttaaaactacACATGTACATCATTTTACTAATGACTATAAAATATCCCTTATGATTGCTTATAAGTATGCATTTCTGTCATGTTTTATATGCTGTTCCatgttttttcaaatttgttgacATTTTCTCCTGTGTTTAagtgaaaaaaatctattaGATCTActccaatataaaaaaaatcatgttgaaTACATTAGCATTCTGAACATAACAATATAACtgcatatatattaaactgCTTGTAAGTTGCAAGATCCTAAAAAAAGGTCAGATTAAACATACTGATCATTAGAAAGTTAAAATCagtgaattttcaaattttctttaatgtaTATCTCTTCAAATTCATTTGACTGAATTCAAATAATAGTCCGTGTAATttacagattttattttaagacaAGTACAGAAAAACTGACAAACATTTATCCAAAATAAAACATCTATGTAGTCTATTTTCATTCTTAGGAAAATTTAAAGGAATTTCACGAACCAAAAatgttcagatttttttttaatgattgtgAGATGTATAGAAAAAGATATTATCTAatcttatttaaattatataagttATTGTAATAAGTAAGAAATAATATAGGGATTTATATATTAGAAATATGCAACTCATGgcttaataaaactaaaaataaatttgcatgCTATGTGCATTCATGAATAAAAGTGTTTGGAGGCTTATTGAATATATCTTAACATTCTTATTCTTGATTTAAATATTCTATGAATTTTCACTTTTTCCTGTATTTGTGCTTACAAAGACTTATTAGTTACTTTTCTGGAATTGtgctattttctttttatcaatataaacatatataatatatcatactCAATATTCTTCATATACTATCCAAACTATGTATCACTTACCTGAATCTTTAAATGTTTATTCATATTGAGAGTCGTGCATTATTATAcattattatacattaaattattatacaaaattttgtaacaataattttgtatttgcagaAAAAGCGTGAGGCTGATGGACCACCAAAGCTTACACCAGCACCTCCGAGTAAAACAGCTAAGAAGCCAACATCATCAAGAGAGGGTTCCCCTGCGGAGATGCCACACCTAGTCCGAGCTGTACACTGGGGCAACAGAGATGGTGATGATGCTTACACCTCTGTTCATGTACATAAAGAACACAAAGAGGTAAAATTATAAGTATTTCTctgtacataaaaaaacacaaagcaGTACacacatgtttttattatttcactatattTTCATAAAGAACACAAAGATAAACTATAAATTTGTATCATCATATTATGtaagtattttaattgaaacatacatttgtttgtttttttttaaatgtagaagcacaggataaaattgttatacaaaATTCATAGGTGAATGAATTTGTATTAATGTGTGATTTTAAGTGTGCTTTCTTTTTATTAGACATCAATTCTCAAAAAGacagggaaaaaaaatattaggaaaatatgaaattgggagtcaaaatggggaatgtttaaagagacaacaacctgaccaaagagtaGAAAACAGCCAAAGACCAACAATGGATGTTCAACACAGTCAGAAAATCTTGCACCTAGAAATGTGCTTTAGCTGGcacctaaacaaaaatgtgtactacttcAGTGATaacggacgtcatacttaagtTACTTAACTCCagaacatataaatgaaacaaaattaaaatcatacaagactaacaaaggctcctgactttggacagacgCAAAAGTTCCCTCAAGCTTTATAAAACttgctatataaaaatgttggttactaaatgataaacaaaagtAGTGGTTCATATATCCACCgccaaataaattcaaatcttTGAATGCCAAATTGATAAGATTTTATTTGATTgacatattttaacaatttattacaGCTTTATACTGTTGTAAAGAATGTGAAAGAAGCTCATGAAGTCCAGGAACATGGAGAAACACAAGAGTTTGCTGATgatattgaatatttgttaGCAGGTTTAAAAGAAGGAGAACCTATGTCTACAAGATGTCTAAGGTAAGGGGAAAACATCATTtcactttaaatattttctctTAAGACATCAACAAAGTCCAACAAATTTGTCCTATTCACTTTTGTacttgcacttttcaaaaaatttgtgATGATTTATTTAGAAATGATAAGGGAACTAAGGTTCTAACTGCCTCATGCTAATTTGACTTTTGTAGATTCAAATATTAGTTTAAAGTCCTATTGATCATATAGCTTCCAATGTATTaaagtatttatacatccttAGGTTTCATTTTGTGGTTTGAGCGTTTCTGATTGAGGTAATTCTAGTGAGGGGCTTTGGACGCATTTaatatatgaatttttattttcaacaatataAGGAGTCCTGGTAAACAAAGCTTACTGTCTCATATTAAgaactttataaaaaacatatatctaTTCTCATGAGATGATTAATATTTTCAGCTGTATTGGACTAGCCCAGAAGTGTATATCTGCATCATTTAGAATGCATCTGAGAGCCCATGGTACTGTGACTGTTATATTTGGTAGTCTACAGGATGCTGGGTCTGACCCTGTAAGTAAGATACCAGACGAGGGCAATATTCTAGATAGGATATTAAGGGTATACTTGATCTCTAGAAATGCTTAAACATACCTTAAATATGATTTACACCTCTGAGTTTGTGTTCTCAATGTTAGAATTTGTATTTTctaattgtgatttttttcagcagtatttaatcgaaaaaaaaacctattttgatctttttgtctacaataaaatatttgctttGTGATCAGCTTTCATTTATGTCATAGGAATATTTAAgtctttgaaataaacaaaacatatatttaaaacaattatgacTTGAACACATGTTTTGATgaagtatattatatttttattcaatattttgacaGAGTTTAGCCTTATGTACAGCTTTGATGATGTTTATGTTGAGTCGAGACAGATTAAATATGGATCTCGACAAGTCTAGTCTCAATCTTATGTTGAGACTTATGGAGGTCGATAACCAGAACAATGATGGAGGAATGACCGCTGCAGGGAAACGAGCCCTCAACAGAAATATTGAACGTGCTAAGGAAGTTTATTTCCAGTTACAGAAGGAAGAAGGGAAAGAAAACCAAACTGATCTGGAAAGTGTTTCTGTAAGTCaaatgaaagaaagaaatattaCTTTTCTGGGAAacatttctgaaatataaatatgggacatatttgcataaaacttttttaaaacattcattgGATTAAGAAGAAGTTTGGATAAACATTTATAGAGTCTATAATATAATTTCTGTAACACTTAAACTGTTCTTAAACACAGATGAGATATCAAAGTCCCCTACCTGGTTCTTATGTTTAGATAGCATCACATTTAATCCTTACTATGCAGTGACCATCATATGAAGGACTTACCAAAACCCTGTTATTTGGCTCCAATGGCTCTCCATACTTTTATAGGTAAACTTTATAAAACTAATTTCGAAATGTATGCATAGTCTATATGTTGTCATGGTTTTCATATCTAACTTACATTTGGAGCTCAATTACGaacttggaaaattgaaatcagATACAACTGGGTTTTCTTGAGGGGTGAGGTTCACTTCAGTGTTTTACACAGGAAGTTCAGAGGCTTTGacaaactttgaaaaaatagtGACACCCACATGCATATAGCTAGTGaatgtaattattattaaaatacacAAAGGAAATGATCACTTCAGGTTTCAGTCCAGTTGAagtaaaaaatcagaaaaaaatgtgaaaattccTTATTTTTGTCCAAATGACATTGTTTAGATCTAGATATCTCCGACTTAACAATTGTTACGGTTAATGTATTAACCAGGGTGCACTCTACATGCAGACTACAGTTGGATACCTATATCAGCATTTCTGGGTCTTTGGGATCAAGAAATAAACCAAAATATAGTCAAAATTGAAGCTTTTTGCACCTGATGACCAACTGTGAGACAAATTCCTGTCAACCCTTCCTCTCATTCACACCCTGACCACCCTGCCGAGTGATCCCCTACAAATTAATATGCTTCAGCAGCAGGGAAAAGCTCATTAATCTGTGACtaaaaaataacacaacagATAGgtaattaatgtttatttttcagacTGGTAACCTTGCAATGGAGTCGTTACTAAGTCTGACATCTAGGGGAGCTGGTGAATGGTTTAAGGAAGAGTTAAGAACACTTGGTGCTTTAGATCATATAGTTGATACAGGTAAATATAATCAATGGGAGTTGTGATGATTTAGAAAGTTATATGtcagagggggggggggcatcaTCTTTGTCTCAAATGAAAAAATTCtccatttatattatttataaaaaagggaGATGTATGATTTACAACTGTCCACTAGAGTCAAAACAATGTGTATGATTTACAACTGTCCACTAGAGTCAAAACAATGTGTATGATTTACAACTGTCCACTAGAGTCAAAACAATGTGGATGTTAGCAACTATTGGTCATTATATATACAGCTGTTTATAATGAGAAAAACTTatatagttagctataaaaagGCTTTGATAGGAAAATTATTATAACAATGCAATGACTAAAACAAATATGGTTGACAGAAAagaaagacaaccactgaattaaaggctTATGACtggaacaggcacataaagaatgtggcatggttaaatttatttgtaatctTGAAACCTTAAACAGttgtgtaacagcacaacaatAGATTTGTGAAAGACTTTGAGGAGTAACTTTATCTATTATTGCAAAATCTGTAAATTTCGTAATTTTGTATTACTTCTATTTTGAGCCAAATGCAGTCTACTTCACACAACAAAATTTGATATGTGACATATTTcagtgactttttttttatgaaccagATATTTTATTACCTCagcattgttttattttccagtTTGTTCCTGTATTCAGGCCATAGGAGATGATACAACTTTACTGTATGATAGCACTCTAGAAAACATCAAGAAAACAGACAGATGTTTACGTGTATTGGAAAATGTAGGGAACACTCTCTAactttcaaaatgttaaaactaactacttacaatttaaaaaacaatacagCCACATTAATCTCGTCATCCTTTACTACAATCATATTTAattgttgacatatttgaaaactttataacaacttttattttactaCAAATGACAATGTGTAAAATAACATCCCACATGTACAttgagaaaaaaagtgtttgttttgGGAATAATGACATTAAATTTTAAGACTCCTTTAAGTGGCATTTGATTGGTATAAAAGAAAAGCAGTTTTCACTGGCAGCCTGGAGAAGTTCCATTGGAAATGCGTTTTACAGTATAAATCTAAATTTGATGGGTGcaatgatatttgaaaaatgtgttaaaTCTTATCACATACTTTCAGTGACAAACAGATATGTCATTTCTCCCTTTCAGTTACAAACAGATATGTCATTTCTCCCTTTCAGTTACAAACAGATATGCCATTTCTCCCTTTCAGTTACAAACAGATATGTCATTTCTACCTTTCAGTTACAAACAGATATGTCACTTCTCCCTTTCAGTTACAAACAGATATGCCATTTCTCCCTTTCAGTTACAAACATATATGTCACTTTTCCCTTTCAGTTACAAACAGATATGTCACTTCTCCCTTTCAGTTACAAACAGATATGCCATTTCTCCCTTTCAGTTACAAACAGATATGTCATTTCTCCCTTTCAGTTACAAACAGATATGTCATTTCTCCCTTTCAGTTACAAACAGATATGTCACTTCTCCATGTCACTTCTCCCTTTCAGTTACAAACAGATATGTCATTTCTCCCTTTCAGTTACAAACAGATATGTCATTTCTCCCTTTCAGTTACAAACAGATATGTCACTTCTCCATGTCACTTCTCCCTTTCAGTTACAAACAGATATGTCATTTCTCCCTTTCAGTTACAAACAGATATGTCACTTCTCCATGTCACTTCTCCCTTTCAGTTACAAACAGATATGTCATTTCTCCCTACAATTCGTCAGAAGAGTGAGCCTTGATAATGTCTGTTGTTAAATTCCCAGTAATGAACTCTTGGTGATTTATCTCTTATAAAGAATATCTGTAGTGAAAAACCTTCACTGAATTCAAGTAAATAACAGAATATTTGATTTGAACAATTAatctatgttttatttatgcCTTGTGGTATTTTGAAACACCAGTCACTGGATTTAACAACAAAGCTTTTATGTTTTTCAGGTGATATTTGTGAACACAGAGAATCAGACATATTTAATGTCATACAAATCAGGAATTATTGGTTCATCTTGTTGCAGGTAAGAATTCAGAAAAAAGTtagaagattttgtttttggaaTATTTGACTCTCAATTTTGTAATTGACCGACAAGTCCCACATGTACATGATCAAAaccaaatgtttaaaaaaaatcctggtagacaagaattttttttttgtcagatttacATGCCAGTATTAAACCATACAGTCAGCCTCTAtttcaacaattattttttttagtgaaatttaaaatcaaaacatattatgttcataaaatttgcaGTTTTGAGCTCCAACAAATAGATCCAACACAGGTTATTTAGTTAATCTatgctttgttttattttgatactttCATCTTaattattatatctttttttcagaGCACTAGAAATCTGTCAGAAGTTTTTACCCATTTATCCATTACCAGATGGACCAAAGCTAGACAAGGAGTCCTATGGATATGTTGTATATAAAAGTATACTAGCAATCCTCTCAGTGCTACTCAATCTAACTCATGAAAATGGTAAACCTTATATATATCAGCTATAGATTGATTTTGAAACATGAACATTTCTTTCAGTATTTGGTCCAACCTATGTGAATTAGGAATatgtttctattttcattttctaatcTTTTATGTGGACAGATTAACACTAACTgtaagaaagaagatgtggtatgattgccaatgagacaactatccacaaaagaccaaaatgacacaaacattaacaactataggtcaccgtacggccttcaacaatgagcaaagcccatactgcatagtcagctatgaaaggcccgataagacaatgtaaaacaattcaaacaagaaaactaatggccttagttatgtaaaaaaaatgtacgaaaaacaaatatgtaacacataaacaaacgacaactactgaacatgaGCTCCAAATAGTTCCCTCACTCATAGAATGCTTGCTGAAACATATGGTGTCCATTGTTCCATTCTTCTGTCAGTCTGCTTGTGTGCCTGTCAGTTCTTTTGCTAGTCAGAAAAGCTTTCAtattgaatgaaattttgtaccacaatttttttttttaattttagatcaAAAGATATTAAGTTTTCTATTACTAAACAAATTTATGAATTTGGTGAATCACTAAAAAGGGTAATGAATTTTCATGCTCTGTCCCATAGCTATTTGTGAGTGGTCTTCTCAGTTAACAAATAATGTAATTCATTGAGACAATGTACAATTCTAATGATATATGAATTGTTATTTTTGAGTAGACTGGTAGCAAacaatattgtatgttttttatcaCAGAATTTGCCTGTACAAAAGTTGGAGAGCAAGAGGACTTCATAAGTACAGTATTAACAGCCATCTTACAGACTCCACAGTATGTCCCACAAGATCTCAGATATGATATCCTTATACTTGTAAGTATATAGCTATTACTAGTGTTTcacatatttaagaaaaaaagagtcacaaagttaaaaagaaaaaagaagtttTATGCGCCACTGTAGTAGAGAGGGCATTAAGTTTTATGCTCTGCTGTAGTAGAGAGGGCATTAAGTTTTATGCTCCGCTGTAGTAGAGAGGGCATTCAGTTTTATCTTTTTCCTTCTGTGCGTATGTTCATCTCTAAATTGGGTTCCATTCTGAAACTTAATTTTGCCGAAACCAAATGAAATGAAACttaaacacagatcaagtttaaatttttgtgGCGTGAAATGTTTTGATTCCATTcgctaactttagtttgcctcaaccttATGTTATTGAACACAAAGCTAACTACCATAAAACACAGGTCAAGTTTGAAATTTGCTGGGGTTACATTTAGCGTTTTGCCCctatacaaatggaaaaatttccTGGAAGActtgtttctgttctctaactttagttttcctcaacgagatgttatgaaacttatgcaCAATGCACACACAGATCAAGTAAAATTTAAGTAGTGTCACATTTACAGTTTATGAGTAATATCCCTTTGTACTGTTATATGCAAGCTTGgacatcatctgtgtcccatggacacattgtcaatttattattatacccccgcgtcagtccgtcagtcagtccgtccgtcccatgaatatttttcgtcgcatttttctcaggaactacaatgcaaggatttctgaaatttggtttcagggtttatctaagtcagctataccgtgtgatgcgttttcatattgatcacttgacaacttcctgtttaccgaacacttgtatgattttacacatgatagccaagttgaaaattttcgtcacatttttctcaggaactacaatacaaggatttctgaaatttggtttcaggattaatataagtcagctataccgtgtgatgcgttttcatattgatcactcgacaacttcctgtttaccaaacacttgcatacttttacactattaatattatccacttgcggcaggggtatcatcagtgagcagtagctcgcagtttcattTGTTTAATTAGCAAATGCAAACACAGATTATCCCCTTCTAAATTTGAATCTGTTTACCATGATCTATATTTCCATATAGCAGCAATTTTTAAAGTTGTTTCTGTCAACTGCAAACAAAATGAACATCTCTGTGAAGAACAATTTTCAATggaaatacagaaaaaaaagattttattgaaGATGAAAACATGTATGTTATGCCTTACTTCAACTCTTCCTACATTTTAAGCATGTATCTCAAGATGTAAGTACAGAACACTTCCCTACCTCATTTGTTGCCAAGTATTAATGTATAGAGTTATTGTCCTTGTAACCTAAGCTAATCTAgacatgtgattttttttcaaaagtatcTTTATATATTCTTAATCGTTtgtcatacaaattaatttcttttagtCTCTTggtttattgataaatttggTGGAACACTGTGGTGTAAACAGAAGAAAAGTCCTGGATTCAAAGACCCATAGATCTTTTGAATTTGACTGTCTTGGCAATAAAAACACAGTTCCTGCAGCAAAGGCTCTGGTTGAGGTATGGACAATAATATGAAGTTTGAGTTACTAAATACACTCCATGAATTACttgatatgttgttttttttgtcatatatatgtTAACTCAGACGTAGCTAATGTTCAGGAGAACCTTATAATTTACTTTTCAATCAAACTATCCAGAAGAAGAAagatttctttttatgaaatttatctGTAAagaagatttgattttttttagttttgttaacaaattatgaatgttttaatttaagtaCAGGCTTTGTGATTTTATACTATGGCATTGCTAgcgggtctcattggggtctaagtgtGAAGCGGGATTACTGAGTTTTTGTAAGTGTGACA
The genomic region above belongs to Mytilus trossulus isolate FHL-02 chromosome 7, PNRI_Mtr1.1.1.hap1, whole genome shotgun sequence and contains:
- the LOC134725801 gene encoding wings apart-like protein homolog isoform X1; its protein translation is MATKSAVKTYGKANREAAQSKAFDDALKPNSAANRSTSQTKWGKTSFSRLREDDPFEVTCKKVKIETESADPFSFDFEDGETVKKEVVQAPVLPPPPTSNSGSGLGRPAIPNLKVSHKGQEHIVDNSENVEERTEEEEDEIPLSNFSRRPVRTYSRRKKGGDDDQESGDQSVAVTKKENTVQGRPQRRDVFSDSPEREIEDPFADQNSKKKTTGTYTRRKEGNVPRMITSKTHVLHSEEDSEEGLTVLNFRSHYMDPAVYSQFKYTPHNDDPVGRLNNSKVLQKSEIKHGKGSTVIVVCSPKVPPVPGLKSYLKEKPRGPKASQEDPQSSFNQVSNLAEAAILAKQEIQTLNKNTNSAFDLTEENSDNFTSAAPVPPRSFSRKTKSSSGSGGSAVRVNRIFKSKNRNLPEEEIKREDSPVKEETPPPPLQNEVIAEIENKVIAEIENIQQNPAENSFGFDDGEESEMPDIVGQQAESMETSQEPIPIQSSQESQETCDSPMEDLSSSQDIMSSSQGSLDSSQDSAKSKEPVKVKKIFRSKNARVAELQKKPTLQKSPSKAVYNVRSTWQADIDEEERVTTQKNKKREADGPPKLTPAPPSKTAKKPTSSREGSPAEMPHLVRAVHWGNRDGDDAYTSVHVHKEHKELYTVVKNVKEAHEVQEHGETQEFADDIEYLLAGLKEGEPMSTRCLSCIGLAQKCISASFRMHLRAHGTVTVIFGSLQDAGSDPSLALCTALMMFMLSRDRLNMDLDKSSLNLMLRLMEVDNQNNDGGMTAAGKRALNRNIERAKEVYFQLQKEEGKENQTDLESVSTGNLAMESLLSLTSRGAGEWFKEELRTLGALDHIVDTVCSCIQAIGDDTTLLYDSTLENIKKTDRCLRVLENVIFVNTENQTYLMSYKSGIIGSSCCRALEICQKFLPIYPLPDGPKLDKESYGYVVYKSILAILSVLLNLTHENEFACTKVGEQEDFISTVLTAILQTPQYVPQDLRYDILILSLGLLINLVEHCGVNRRKVLDSKTHRSFEFDCLGNKNTVPAAKALVEVFCKRFETAKTMDEQDFSQESTTPQHSPNKSGEWKESESGVEWIVNSAKKNKSDQKANGDVEERLKPGSKEEDLADEETFAKALQKAGKHMENSIVASYIALLLGCVIQDNTVFVNQVKEHLPSGNFDDMIMILKKFLSFMSLTTAVGSSGGKSIGHVIEVLESC